The following are encoded in a window of Vigna unguiculata cultivar IT97K-499-35 chromosome 8, ASM411807v1, whole genome shotgun sequence genomic DNA:
- the LOC114193324 gene encoding heat shock 70 kDa protein 16-like isoform X2 produces MSGVGIDIGNENCVIAAVKQGGVDVLLNDESERETPAVVCFGEKQRFVGSAGAASAMMHPKSAISQLKRLIGRRFGDPDVQNELKMLSVESSESADGGILIHLEYLKESHAFTPVQIIAMLFAHLKSVAEKNLGTTVSDCVIGVPSYFTILQRQAYLHAAAIVGLKPLRLIHDCTATALSYGVYKTDFASEAPVYVAFVDIGHCDTQVCIAAFQDGEMKILSHAYDMSLGGRDFDEVLFSHFAAKFKEQYDIEVYSNDRACRRLRVACEKLKKVLSANLEAALSVECLMDEKDVKGYIKREEFENLASRLLERISVPCKKALANADLTVEEISSVELVGSGSRIPAITRILTSLFKKELSRRLNASECVARGCALQCAMLSPVFRVKEYEVHDSIPFSIGLSSDGKAIPAGLDSVLFTKGQPIPSVKILTFEYCDLLHLEAFYANPDELPLEAYPKICCFTIGPFHGSHASKARIEVQVHLNLHGIIDIESLVEDHVDDSGAADDSYSNSEAINISLVSETIDNASDDSINKNCEASHHSADGTRNDKANRRLHVPVSENIYGAMTKAEISEALEKELQLADQDKATELIKDNKNQLESYIYETRSKIFSTYRSFSSEHEKKDVSKSLKETEEWLYDDGGDETVDAYSAKLKDLKELVDPIEYRYKDREARPQATRDLLSCIVEYRLSADSLAPQDKEVVINECNKAEQWLREMRQQQDYYPKNSDPVLLSIDIQSKTEELNSVCQKILNLNSNGSPVPRDEGKDDEQNTP; encoded by the exons ATGAGCGGAGTTGGGATTGATATTGGAAATGAGAATTGTGTGATTGCTGCAGTGAAGCAAGGAGGGGTTGATGTTTTATTGAATGATGAATCCGAACGTGAAACCCCTGCTGTGGTTTGTTTTGGAGAGAAGCAAAGGTTTGTAGGGTCAGCTGGTGCTGCTTCTGCCATGATGCACCCCAAGTCTGCAATATCTCAATTGAAGAGATTAATAGGTAGGAGATTTGGGGACCCTGATGTCCAAAACGAGTTGAAAATGCTCTCTGTAGAAAGCTCGGAAAGTGCAGATGGTGGCATTCTGATACACTTGGAATACTTGAAGGAGAGTCATGCTTTTACCCCGGTTCAAATAATAGCAATGCTCTTTGCGCACTTGAAGTCCGTAGCAGAAAAAAATTTAGGGACCACCGTTTCTGACTGTGTTATTGGGGTTCCATCGTACTTCACCATCTTGCAGAGACAAGCTTATCTCCACGCAGCAGCAATTGTTGGATTGAAGCCTTTGAGGTTGATCCATGATTGCACTGCAACTGCTCTTAGTTATGGAGTTTACAAAACAGATTTTGCTAGTGAAGCTCCTGTTTATGTTGCATTTGTTGACATAGGTCATTGTGATACTCAGGTCTGTATTGCAGCATTTCAGGATGGTGAAATGAAGATACTCTCACATGCTTATGACATGAGCTTAGGGGGGAGAGACTTTGATGAGGTTCTGTTTAGTCATTTTGCTGCAAAATTTAAAGAACAGTACGACATTGAAGTGTATTCTAATGACAGGGCATGTAGGAGGCTGCGTGTAGCATGTGAGAAGTTGAAGAAGGTTTTGAGTGCAAATCTAGAGGCAGCTCTGAGCGTTGAGTGTTTGATGGATGAAAAAGATGTTAAGGGCTACATCAAGAGGGAAGAATTTGAGAATCTGGCATCACGACTATTGGAGAGAATTTCTGTTCCTTGCAAGAAAGCATTGGCTAATGCAGACTTGACAGTAGAAGAGATTAGTTCCGTTGAGTTAGTTGGTTCAGGTTCACGGATTCCAGCTATAACTAGAATACTAACTTCTCTATTTAAGAAAGAGCTCAGCCGCAGACTGAATGCAAGTGAGTGTGTAGCTCGTGGTTGTGCTCTCCAGTGTGCAATGCTGAGTCCTGTTTTCCGTGTCAAAGAATATGAG GTCCACGATTCTATTCCTTTTTCCATTGGACTTTCATCTGATGGAAAGGCAATTCCTGCAGGATTGGATAGTGTACTCTTCACGAAAGGCCAACCTATTCCAAGTGTTAAAATTCTGACGTTTGAGTATTGTGATTTGCTCCATTTGGAAGCATTCTATGCAAATCCAGATGAATTACCACTCGAGGCATATCCTAAAATTTGTTGCTTCACA ATTGGTCCTTTCCACGGATCCCATGCAAGTAAGGCAAGAATTGAAGTTCAAGTTCATCTAAATTTGCATGGCATTATCGATATTGAATCA ttGGTTGAAGATCATGTGGATGATTCAGGTGCAGCAGATGATTCTTATTCAAATTCTGAAGCAATCAATATTTCACTTGTTTCTGAGACAATTGATAATGCCTCAGATGATAGTATCAATAAAAATTGTGAAGCTTCTCATCATTCT GCTGATGGTACAAGAAATGATAAAGCTAACCGAAGGCTTCATGTACCAGTGAGTGAAAACATTTATGGTGCAATGACCAAGGCCGAGATATCAGAAGCTCTAGAAAAAGAACTCCAGTTAGCCGATCAGGACAAAGCTACTGAGCTAATCAAAGACAACAAGAATCAGTTGGAGTCTTATATTTATGAAACAAGGAGTAAG ATCTTTAGCACATACCGGAGCTTTTCGAGTGAACATGAGAAGAAGGACGTATCTAAGAGCCTGAAAGAGACTGAGGAATGGCTCTATGATGATGGTGGTGATGAAACCGTAGATGCTTATTCTGCAAAACTAAAAGATCTAAAAGAG CTGGTGGATCCAATTGAGTATCGATATAAAGACAGAGAAGCAAGACCACAAGCTACAAGAGACTTGTTAAGCTGCATTGTAGAATATCGATTGTCAGCAGATTCTCTTGCACCCCAAGATAAAGAAgtg GTCATAAATGAGTGCAATAAAGCAGAGCAGTGGCTAAGAGAGATGAGGCAGCAACAAGATTATTACCCTAAAAACTCTGATCCAGTATTATTATCAATTGATATACAGAGCAAGACAGAGGAGTTAAACTC AGTATGCCAAAagatattgaatttgaattccaACGGTTCTCCAGTTCCAAGAGACGAGGGTAAAGACGACGAACAGAATACTCCATGA
- the LOC114193324 gene encoding heat shock 70 kDa protein 16-like isoform X1 encodes MSGVGIDIGNENCVIAAVKQGGVDVLLNDESERETPAVVCFGEKQRFVGSAGAASAMMHPKSAISQLKRLIGRRFGDPDVQNELKMLSVESSESADGGILIHLEYLKESHAFTPVQIIAMLFAHLKSVAEKNLGTTVSDCVIGVPSYFTILQRQAYLHAAAIVGLKPLRLIHDCTATALSYGVYKTDFASEAPVYVAFVDIGHCDTQVCIAAFQDGEMKILSHAYDMSLGGRDFDEVLFSHFAAKFKEQYDIEVYSNDRACRRLRVACEKLKKVLSANLEAALSVECLMDEKDVKGYIKREEFENLASRLLERISVPCKKALANADLTVEEISSVELVGSGSRIPAITRILTSLFKKELSRRLNASECVARGCALQCAMLSPVFRVKEYEVHDSIPFSIGLSSDGKAIPAGLDSVLFTKGQPIPSVKILTFEYCDLLHLEAFYANPDELPLEAYPKICCFTIGPFHGSHASKARIEVQVHLNLHGIIDIESVTLVEDHVDDSGAADDSYSNSEAINISLVSETIDNASDDSINKNCEASHHSADGTRNDKANRRLHVPVSENIYGAMTKAEISEALEKELQLADQDKATELIKDNKNQLESYIYETRSKIFSTYRSFSSEHEKKDVSKSLKETEEWLYDDGGDETVDAYSAKLKDLKELVDPIEYRYKDREARPQATRDLLSCIVEYRLSADSLAPQDKEVVINECNKAEQWLREMRQQQDYYPKNSDPVLLSIDIQSKTEELNSVCQKILNLNSNGSPVPRDEGKDDEQNTP; translated from the exons ATGAGCGGAGTTGGGATTGATATTGGAAATGAGAATTGTGTGATTGCTGCAGTGAAGCAAGGAGGGGTTGATGTTTTATTGAATGATGAATCCGAACGTGAAACCCCTGCTGTGGTTTGTTTTGGAGAGAAGCAAAGGTTTGTAGGGTCAGCTGGTGCTGCTTCTGCCATGATGCACCCCAAGTCTGCAATATCTCAATTGAAGAGATTAATAGGTAGGAGATTTGGGGACCCTGATGTCCAAAACGAGTTGAAAATGCTCTCTGTAGAAAGCTCGGAAAGTGCAGATGGTGGCATTCTGATACACTTGGAATACTTGAAGGAGAGTCATGCTTTTACCCCGGTTCAAATAATAGCAATGCTCTTTGCGCACTTGAAGTCCGTAGCAGAAAAAAATTTAGGGACCACCGTTTCTGACTGTGTTATTGGGGTTCCATCGTACTTCACCATCTTGCAGAGACAAGCTTATCTCCACGCAGCAGCAATTGTTGGATTGAAGCCTTTGAGGTTGATCCATGATTGCACTGCAACTGCTCTTAGTTATGGAGTTTACAAAACAGATTTTGCTAGTGAAGCTCCTGTTTATGTTGCATTTGTTGACATAGGTCATTGTGATACTCAGGTCTGTATTGCAGCATTTCAGGATGGTGAAATGAAGATACTCTCACATGCTTATGACATGAGCTTAGGGGGGAGAGACTTTGATGAGGTTCTGTTTAGTCATTTTGCTGCAAAATTTAAAGAACAGTACGACATTGAAGTGTATTCTAATGACAGGGCATGTAGGAGGCTGCGTGTAGCATGTGAGAAGTTGAAGAAGGTTTTGAGTGCAAATCTAGAGGCAGCTCTGAGCGTTGAGTGTTTGATGGATGAAAAAGATGTTAAGGGCTACATCAAGAGGGAAGAATTTGAGAATCTGGCATCACGACTATTGGAGAGAATTTCTGTTCCTTGCAAGAAAGCATTGGCTAATGCAGACTTGACAGTAGAAGAGATTAGTTCCGTTGAGTTAGTTGGTTCAGGTTCACGGATTCCAGCTATAACTAGAATACTAACTTCTCTATTTAAGAAAGAGCTCAGCCGCAGACTGAATGCAAGTGAGTGTGTAGCTCGTGGTTGTGCTCTCCAGTGTGCAATGCTGAGTCCTGTTTTCCGTGTCAAAGAATATGAG GTCCACGATTCTATTCCTTTTTCCATTGGACTTTCATCTGATGGAAAGGCAATTCCTGCAGGATTGGATAGTGTACTCTTCACGAAAGGCCAACCTATTCCAAGTGTTAAAATTCTGACGTTTGAGTATTGTGATTTGCTCCATTTGGAAGCATTCTATGCAAATCCAGATGAATTACCACTCGAGGCATATCCTAAAATTTGTTGCTTCACA ATTGGTCCTTTCCACGGATCCCATGCAAGTAAGGCAAGAATTGAAGTTCAAGTTCATCTAAATTTGCATGGCATTATCGATATTGAATCAGTTACG ttGGTTGAAGATCATGTGGATGATTCAGGTGCAGCAGATGATTCTTATTCAAATTCTGAAGCAATCAATATTTCACTTGTTTCTGAGACAATTGATAATGCCTCAGATGATAGTATCAATAAAAATTGTGAAGCTTCTCATCATTCT GCTGATGGTACAAGAAATGATAAAGCTAACCGAAGGCTTCATGTACCAGTGAGTGAAAACATTTATGGTGCAATGACCAAGGCCGAGATATCAGAAGCTCTAGAAAAAGAACTCCAGTTAGCCGATCAGGACAAAGCTACTGAGCTAATCAAAGACAACAAGAATCAGTTGGAGTCTTATATTTATGAAACAAGGAGTAAG ATCTTTAGCACATACCGGAGCTTTTCGAGTGAACATGAGAAGAAGGACGTATCTAAGAGCCTGAAAGAGACTGAGGAATGGCTCTATGATGATGGTGGTGATGAAACCGTAGATGCTTATTCTGCAAAACTAAAAGATCTAAAAGAG CTGGTGGATCCAATTGAGTATCGATATAAAGACAGAGAAGCAAGACCACAAGCTACAAGAGACTTGTTAAGCTGCATTGTAGAATATCGATTGTCAGCAGATTCTCTTGCACCCCAAGATAAAGAAgtg GTCATAAATGAGTGCAATAAAGCAGAGCAGTGGCTAAGAGAGATGAGGCAGCAACAAGATTATTACCCTAAAAACTCTGATCCAGTATTATTATCAATTGATATACAGAGCAAGACAGAGGAGTTAAACTC AGTATGCCAAAagatattgaatttgaattccaACGGTTCTCCAGTTCCAAGAGACGAGGGTAAAGACGACGAACAGAATACTCCATGA
- the LOC114195541 gene encoding uncharacterized protein LOC114195541, with protein sequence MANSEVPSFSLGFDTPPHSPVNPPPSPIAHVSDSEPDTRPDPPRPLLKRLRRGPPSPSLDADVDDDIEEFSSQEDPDQVPTLPSGSNRSVCSSSKVSLNGSRVLSLTPHHCSNSSRDGKRKEHSDDVPASSRLETGKSGLMFPKLTTSPLRRFQLIDSDDSDVDVGGGANNVNPNDNLKQDKRLSFDKNRNVDLWKDFSPLKNDSVPGFRLIDSDSDDSDVNVVGANKVYPKNHLEKNKKASFDKNRNEDLWKDFSPLKDVSVPTPAFNELYEEYFCSDKSKEVRGDVNESHNERYPGVSSSCQRNQQQWESVDPVYPAHKYFFHEDPRIQQLVHTRLRNFNPLGAINGVNQQPNASHIDYMGQFGNGRASNTQGVQNACVNSSTRGKNKSSNFVVEGSFNTSGGWVDPKIVSPFSHGESSRKKATKRNSTKKNSVSKGKGKANKSSPANQSRASGDWVQPRSSASSPKDASKRRVQASGQSAGHWYTSPEGRKVYVNKSGQELTGRIAYGQYRKESGTGFKKSKKKTGSKTTKARKKRN encoded by the exons ATGGCCAATTCCGAAGTGCCCTCATTTTCCCTAGGTTTCGACACGCCCCCGCATTCCCCAGTCAATCCACCTCCTTCTCCGATCGCCCATGTCTCCGACTCCGAACCCGACACCCGACCCGACCCGCCGCGCCCCCTTCTCAAACGCCTCCGCCGTGGACCACCTTCGCCGTCCCTCGACGCCGACGTGGATGACGATATCGAGGAGTTCTCCTCGCAGGAAGATCCCGATCAAG TGCCCACGCTTCCATCGGGATCGAATCGTTCTGTGTGTAGCAGCTCAAAAGTTTCGTTGAATGGTAGTAGAGTTTTAAGTTTAACCCCTCATCATTGTAGTAATTCTTCCAGAGATGGGAAAAGAAAGGAACATTCGGATGATGTTCCTGCTTCTTCTAGGTTAGAAACAGGGAAGAGTGGCTTGATGTTTCCGAAGTTAACGACCAGTCCTCTCCGTAGGTTTCAGTTAATTGATTCCGATGATTCCGATGTGGATGTTGGTGGTGGCGCCAATAATGTCAACCCTAACGACAATTTAAAACAAGATAAGAGATTATCTTTTGATAAGAACAGAAATGTGGATCTTTGGAAGGATTTTTCGCCCCTGAAGAATGATTCTGTTCCTGGGTTTCGACTAATTGATTCCGATTCTGATGATTCAGATGTTAATGTTGTCGGGGCCAATAAAGTTTACCCTAAAAATCATTTAGAAAAGAACAAGAAAGCATCTTTTGATAAGAATAGAAACGAGGATCTCTGGAAGGATTTTTCGCCACTGAAGGATGTTTCTGTGCCAACACCAGCTTTTAATGAGCTGTATGAAGAGTACTTTTGTTCTGATAAATCCAAGGAAGTCCGGGGTGATGTGAATGAAAGTCACAATGAGAGGTATCCTGGGGTCAGTTCTAGCTGTCAAAGGAATCAACAACAATGGGAATCTGTGGACCCAGTTTATCCTGCTCATAAGTATTTTTTCCATGAGGATCCGAGAATTCAGCAGTTAGTTCACACTCGCTTGCGGAATTTCAATCCATTAGGTGCCATAAACGGAGTGAATCAACAACCTAATGCCTCACACATTGATTACAT ggGACAATTTGGCAATGGAAGAGCTTCAAACACGCAGGGGGTTCAAAATGCTTGTGTAAACAGCTCGACAAGGGGAAAAAACAAATCAAGTAATTTTGTTGTTGAGGGATCTTTCAATACTTCTGGAGGTTGGGTGGATCCCAAAATTGTTTCCCCATTTAGCCATGGGGAATCTTCTAGAAAGAAAGCAACAAAGAGGAATAGCACTAAGAAGAATAGTGTCTCAAAAGGTAAAGGTAAAGCTAATAAATCAAGCCCTGCAAACCAATCACGTGCTTCTGGGGATTGGGTGCAACCTAGGAGCTCTGCCAGTTCGCCAAAGGATGCTAGCAAGAGACGGGTCCAAGCAAGTGGTCAATCTGCAGGTCATTGGTATACATCTCCAGAAGGAAGAAAG GTGTATGTCAACAAAAGTGGGCAGGAGTTGACAGGCAGGATTGCTTATGGACAATATCGGAAG GAGAGTGGAACCGGATTCAAGaaatcaaaaaagaaaacaggtTCCAAGACTACCAAAGCCAGGAAGAAGAGAAACTGA
- the LOC114193955 gene encoding 1-acyl-sn-glycerol-3-phosphate acyltransferase-like translates to MVNTESGVLLRHRRFESLLNTRSSQSVEETRKVAVKDGGVEETTKNDDGWVSAIISWIRIVTCFVSMMVTTFIWALIMVVLIPWPYERIRQGNIYGHVTGRMLMWILGNPIKIEGAEYSNERAIYISNHASPIDIFLIMWLTPTGTVGIAKKEIIWYPLFGQLYVLANHLRIDRSNPSAAIESMKEAARAVLKNNLSLIIFPEGTRSKNGRLLPFKKGFVHLALQSRLPIVPMVLTGTHLAWRKGSLHVRPAPLSVKYLPPITTENWKVDKIDDYVTMIHNMYAQHLPVTQKPLP, encoded by the exons ATGGTGAATACTGAAAGTGGTGTTCTTTTAAGGCACAGAAGGTTTGAGAGCTTGTTGAATACAAGATCTAGCCAAAGTGTGGAAGAAACTCGAAAAGTTGCAGTGAAAGATGGAGGAGTAGAAGAAACGACAAAGAATGATGATGGGTGGGTTTCTGCAATCATATCTTGGATCAGAATTGTGACATGTTTTGTGTCTATGATGGTCACAACATTCATATGGGCATTGATCATGGTTGTGCTTATACCATGGCCCTACGAGAGGATCCGACAAGGAAACATCTATGGACATGTGACTGGTAGAATGCTG ATGTGGATTCTTGGTAATCCTATAAAGATTGAAGGTGCTGAGTACTCTAACGAGAGAGCCATTTACATCAGTAATCATGCATCTCCAATAGACATATTTCTTATAATGTGGTTGACTCCTACAGGCACTGTTGGCATTGCAAAGAAAGAG ATAATATGGTATCCATTATTTGGGCAACTTTATGTTTTGGCCAACCATCTTCGTATAGATCGATCCAACCCAAGTGCAGCTATTGAGTCCATGAAAGAG GCAGCTCGTGCAGTTTTGAAGAACAATCTGTCCTTGATCATTTTCCCAGAGGGTACCAGGTCTAAGAATGGACGACTACTTCCtttcaaaaaa GGTTTTGTTCATTTGGCACTGCAATCGCGTCTTCCAATTGTTCCAATGGTTCTGACAGGTACTCATCTAGCATGGAGAAAAGGTAGTTTGCATGTTAGACCAGCACCTCTCAGTGTGAAGTATCTTCCACCTATTACTACTGAAAATTGGAAGGTTGATAAGATTGATGACTATGTTACAATGATACACAACATGTATGCTCAACACCTTCCTGTGACTCAGAAACCTCTTCCTTGA